In Paenibacillus dendritiformis, the DNA window CAAATATGAATCCTGGGTTACCACGGAAAAATGCGACCGAAGCTGCTCCGGATCGGCACCGTGGATCAGGCTGCCGAACACGCGGATCTCACCCTGATCCTCCGGAAGCGGATAAAAGCCGCATACAAGCTTTAACACCGTGCTCTTCCCTCCGCCGCTCGCTCCGACAAGCGCGATCGTCTTCCCTTCCGGCACCGAAAAGCTAACATTCCGCAGGATCGGGGAGCTCTCCTCATACCCGAAGGTTACGTTCTGAAACTCGATGGGAGCGGCGCTCGCTTTCGGCAGCGAACGGCCATTTTCCGTTTCGGTCGGCTGCTCGACGATTTCGGAGACCCTTCTCAGGGCACCGGCCATTTCGAACGTCCGCGTGATGAGCTCGGGTATATGCTCCAGCGGCTCCAGACACAGATTCAGCAAGTACAGGAAGGCGATCAGCTCTCCCGCGCCTAGCTGCCCGTTGTAGATCAAATAGCTTCCGTAACTGACGGCAAAAATGATCGGGCTGATCATCAGCGTGGAAAGCAGCGGGTTGACCCAGGCTTCCCGCTTTTTCACAGCCAGCTTTTTTTGAGCTGTCAATTGCAGCAGCACTTGGTAGGAGCGAGATAACATGCCGGATAGCAGGTAGCTTTTTACAATAGGCATACCCCCGAGCGTATCCTGGAGGTTGACGTTCATTCGGCCCATGTTCGCCTGGGCTTCCTCCGTCAACCGTTCCAACTGCTTGCCGATCCATTGGGAAACCAGCAGCGCTAAGGGAAATAACAGCAGGCTGTAAAGCATCAGCTCCCATTGGAGGTAGATCAAATAAGCGAAACAGCCAATGAACAATAGCGGATGATAAAACCACTGGGCAAGGTCCCGAATCATAAACTGCTGGATGAGCTGCAGGTCGTTGTTGATCCGCGACAACACGTCGCCGGAATGCTGCTTTTCCAAATAGGAGACCGGGAGTTTGCCGATATGACGCATGACATGGTTGCGGATATCCTGCACCGCAGAGGCGCTGCTTCGCTCCACCCCGAAGCTCATGAAATACTTCGCCGGCACACCGATCAAGATGACCACAAAGACCGTGTACACGATTTGCAGAACGATTGGCCCCGCCCCCTTCTCGGCCTGGGTGGTCAGCTGCTCGATCAAACTTCCCGTCCATATCTCAATAACGGCGGCGGCAATTGCAGACAAGGTACCGACGATCATCCAGCCTTTGTGACGGCTTACATAGGACATCAGCCAGCGGAACGCTTTCCAGGTGGCGTAAGCGGATTGGCGCTTGGAAGGCGCCGCTGTGCCGTGCTCTCGAACAGACGGCTGCCGGTCAGCTTCCATGCAGTACCCCGGCCTCCGCTTCGATCTGCCGCTTGACTTGCTCTAAGATGTCCCGGATGACAACGGCCGTTTCGTCCACGCGCGCGAGTTCCAGCAATTCCTCGTGCGCGCCCTCCAGCCGGTAATCGGCGTAAGCTTGCGTCGTTGCCCCCCGCCAGGACGGCAATTGGTGCTCCAGGCGGAACGCTTCGCTGTCCTTCGCAATCAGCTCGTAAATCCGGGCCGGAACCGTGCCGGAGTTAATAAGCTGCGCTTCGTACGCCAAAGTCGCTTTGACCTTCTGATGAACCCGCTCCCGCACGAGCGGGTTGCTCATTAATTCCTTCTCTTCTTCGTCGAAATCGGCAAGCATTTCTTCAAGCTCTTTCTCCGACGTTTCGGGAGGCGTCAGCGTGTCCTTAATCCACGAATCCACCATGAGCACGTCCGTTACGGAATACCCTCTTTTCTCCATCGTTTTGGCTACCTCGAACGTGAGATTGCCTCCAAAGCAGTAGCCGAGCAGCACGTAAGGTCCTTCGGGCTGGATGCGGACGATCTCGTCTACATAACGGTTCAGCATGACCTCGTAATCGGCGGCATCGTCGATAAAATCAATGCCGTAGAGCAAAAACTGGCCGTCGAGTCTGCTTGCGAGCTCCCGGTAACCGATGCCGAAGCCGCTGCCCGGAGGGAAGCAGAACACGTTCAGATCTCCTGCTTTATTCAGCTTAATGAAGGAGTCTCCCCCTTTATCCAGGCCCAGATCCCCCTCTCCGAAAGCCATGGCTTCAACCGTTACATGATGGAATTGGCGGTTCAGCGGTATCTCGATGCCCGTTTCATCGTAAACGGCTTGAACGAGCCTCATCAGACTTAATGAATTGCCACCCAACTCAAAAAAGTTATCCTTTACGCCGACCTGCGGAACGCCAAGCGTATCCTGCCAGACGCGGGCGATCTTCATTTCGAGCAGCGTTCTCGGCGCTACATATTCTGCTCCTCTGACCGCGGCTTCCTCCGGGGCGGGCAGCGCTTTGCGGTCGATTTTCCCGTTGGGGGTCAGCGGCATCCGCGAAAGCTGCACGAGGTGCGAAGGAAGCATATACCCTGGAAGCTGCTTGGCGAGCTCCTCCTTGAGTTCATGCGCCGCCAGCCTCGTTTCCGCGACGTAGTAAGCGACAAGCTGCTTATGGCCGTTCGCGTCGTCACGGGCAAGCACCACCGCTTCTTCCACGCCCTCGACGTTCAGAAGCTGTGTCTCGATTTCATCCAGCTCGATCCGGTACCCGCGGATTTTCACCTGATGGTCGATCCGGCCCAGGTATTCGATGTTGCCGTCCGGCAGCCAAGCCCCCAAGTCGCCCGAGCGGTACAGCTTCTCCCCCTCCGCAAACGGGGAATCGACGAACTTCTCCGCCGTCAGATCCGGACGGTTCAGGTATCCTCTCGCCAGGCCTTCCCCGGCCACGTACATTTCGCCCGCTACGCCGATCGGCACTGGGCGGCGGTTTTCATCCAGGACGTACACCTTCAGCGTCGGGATCGGCTTGCCGATATTGCTCTTCGCCGCCTCCATTTCGACCCGCGTAATTTCCTTATACGTCACGTGAACCGTCGTCTCGGTAATGCCGTACATATTGATCAGCTTCGTCTCCGGGTACTTCGTCTTGAAGCCCTTGAGCAGCAGCGGACTCAGCGCTTCGCCCCCGAAGATGACGTTGCGAATCCGCAGATCGTACGGATGATCCGCCAAGACCTCACGCAGCAGCTGGTAGAAGTACGTTGGCGTCTGGTTCAAAATCGTGACCTGTTCGCGGCCCAGCAGCGCCAGGAAATCGGCCGGATTTTTCGCCGTGAGCGGCGGTACGATGACCAGCTTGCCTCCGTACAGCAGCGCTCCGTACATTTCCCAGACGGAGAAATCGAAGCAGAACGAGTGGAACAGCGTCCACGTGTCGGACGGCCCGAAGTCGAACAGGTTCTTTTCGTTGAACAGGAGGCGCACCACGTTCTTATGCTCGATCAGCGTTCCTTTCGGTCTGCCGGTCGTTCCCGACGTGTAGATGACATAAGCCAGGTTGCCCGGTCCGGAAATCGGTTCCAGGTTCAAAGCGTCCAGCGCACCTTCGGAGTCCGCCCCTCTGTCGCCCCAAACGAAATCATCCAATTCGAGGCGCGTTCCTGCGAAGTCGGTCTTCTCGTGCAGATGCTTTTGAATCAGCAATAACGGCGCGCCCGAATCCTCGATCATGAAGCGGATGCGCTCCTCCGGGTAGTCGGGATCGACAGGCACGTAGGCTCCGCCCGCTTTGAGAATCGCCAGAATGCCGACGACCATATCGAGCGAGCGTTCGGCCAGAATCGCTACCAGCTGGTCCGCTTCTACTCCCGTCTCCCGCAGCTTCCTTGCAAGGCGGTTGGATCGCTCGTTCAGCTCGCGGTAGGTCAGCTGCCGCTCGTTCATGACGGCGGCCACGTGGTCCGGGTAAAGCTCCGCCTGCTCTTCGAACAAGCCGTGAATCGTTTTCCCCCGCTCGAACCCGGTTTCGGTGTCATTAAATCGCTTCAGCAGCGTCTCCCTCTCGTCTGGGGACAGCACATCGGCTTGTCCAAGCTCCAGATCCGGCTGAAATAAAAGCAAGGACAGCAGCCGAACAAGATGGTCGGCCGCCTGTTCCACAAATGCCCGCTCGTACCGCTGCCCGTCAAAGCTTATTTCCAGCTCGATAGAGTGGTTTTGGCGGTCAAATTGAAAAACCGTATCGGCCGCCACCCGGTTACCCAGCGGTACCGGATGAATCGGGGCGAAAGATGCGACGGTGTTGACGACCGGGAGGCCGTCCCCCGTATAGTCCAGATGGAGCGGCTCCACCATTTTTGGAAAAGGCAGATGCTGATGCTCCAGCGCCTCGCCGATGGAAGCTTTGATGCCCCCGAGCAGCGTTTTCAGCGTAGTCTGATGGCTTACGGCCGTCTTGATCACCAAGATGTCATGCGGCGGCGGAGTCCCGTCGGGGTCTGCGCTATAAGAAGGCATGCCGACCAGCACTTGGTCCTGCCCGGTATATTTGAACAGCAGGCTTTTTACTCCTGCCAAAACAATCATGTACAAAGCCAAATCCGAACCGTTGGCGAGGCGAATGATTCTCTCCGAGAGTTCGCTCGGCAGAGTACGGTGAAGCAAGCCCGGCTCGGCCGCAGCTTCCCCGTCGGCGGATAATTTGGAGGATTGACTGTAGGGAAGGAAGCTCAGGCAGTCATCGGCGTCAAACTTGCCGCTCCAATACCGTTCTTCCTTTTCAAATAAAGATTTCATTCGTACCTCCCCTAAAAATGAAGTAACCCCTTGCCCCGGCGCAGGTCCGAAAAAGCTTGTTTTCGGCCTGCGCGTTTACGGGCTTGGACGTTGTTCGCCGTCTTCCTTGGGATGCGCGCCGCTTTCGCTTGACGGCGGAGGCGCACTTATAGGATTAAAACGCGAATTCGATCGTATCGACGGCACTCTTTGCGCCTGCCGACGGTTTGTGACATTCAATCCGGCTTAGCTCGAGTTGCGGATTTTCCGCAATTTGAGACAGTATCCGCAGGTAATCCTCGGTCAAGGTGCGGATCATCGCTTCTTTGAACAGCTTGGTGGCGTAGAAGAAGCCCCCGCTTAGCGCCCCGTTGTTTTCATACATAAACAGCGTCAGATCGAACTTCGCTTCTTCCAATTGGTCAAGCTCGTAATTCTTCAGGCTGACCCCTTCCAGCTCGGCGTCTCGTTCTTCGATATTTTGCAAATCGAAAACGGCATCGAACAACGGGAAGCGGCCAGGCTCCCGCTTCACATTCAAACGCTCCACGAGTTCTTCGAATGGATAATCCTGGTTCTCGAAAGCGCCCAAAGCCGTTTCCTTTACTTCTTCCAGGTAAGACAAGAACGTTTTGTCGCCCGACGGACGATTTCGGATCGCCAGCGTATTGACAAACATGCCGATGACCGGTTCCAAATCGGCATTCGTTCTTCCCGCCACCGGGGTGCCCACGATTAAGTCCTCCTGACCGCTATACTTGGACAGCAGCACGGTATAAGCCGCAAGCAGCACCATGAACAGCGTGCTTTCACGCTCGGCCGCCAATTCGCGCAGCCGCAGAGAGAGAGAAGCTTCGACGTTGAACTCCAGATGCGCGCCTTCGTAGTTGCGAACCGCAGACCGTTCATAGTCCATCGGCAGGTCCGCCGTTGGCAGCTCGCCTTCAAAGGTTTGCAGCCAGTACGCTTCCTGCCGTCCGATCCGCTCTCGGTGAGCTTTCGACTGCTGCCAAACGGCATAATCCTTGTATTGAATGCGCAGTGGCGGCAGTTCCTGCCCGGCGTAGAAACTCGAGAACTCATCCATCACAATCGCCATTGATACCCCGTCGGACACGATATGGTGCATGTCGAAAAGGAGAATATACAGATTTGGCTCCAGTTCAATGACCCCGGCACGCAGCAGCGGCGGCTTGCCGAGATCAAACGGACGAACAAAGCTTCGAACGATCTGCTCAATTTGAGCCGCATCCTCTTTATCTGCTTGATGATGCTCGACAGCAAAATCGACCTGCGGGTAAATTCGCTGAACCGCTTCACCCTTCACGATTTCAAAACCGGTGCGCAGCGATTCGTGCCGTGTTATCAATTTCCGCAAAGCGGCTTCCAACCGGTCTAAATCAAACTGACCTTCCACCTGCACCAGCTCCGGCATGTTGTAAAGCTGATCGGCCCCATCCAGCGTGTGCTGAATGAACAGCCGTTTCTGCGCGGAGGACAGAGGATAGTACTCTCTTTCCTCCGCTTGAGGAATGAGCTCATGCTCCTGCCGTTCCATCCGGGCGATCGCCTCGGCCATCGCCGCAATCGTCGAGTGACGGAATACGTCGCGCAGCGGCACATTGACGTTTAATTCCTTAAATACCTTGCCCGCCAGCGTCGTCGCCCGCAGGGAGTGGCCGCCAATGTCGAAGAAGTTGTCGTGAACGCCAATCTCCTTCGCAAGCCCCAGCACCTCCTGCCAAATCGCCGCCAGCTTCGTTTCCAGCTCATTGCGCGGTGCGACGTACTCCGTTCCGCTTCCCGCTTCCCCTTCCGGCGCTGGCAGCGCCTTCCGGTCAATCTTTCCGTTCGGCGTCAGAGGCAGACCCTCCAGCTCCACGAAGTACGACGGGATCATGTAGCCCGGCAGCTCCTGTGCCAGCGAGCCGCGCAGATCGTTCACTGCCAGCTCCGCTCCGGTATCCAGCGTGTAATACGCGCATAGCGCCTTCTGCCCGTTCGCGTCACTTCGAACCAGCACCACCGCTTCGCGTACGCCTTCCACCCGCAGCAGCTGCGACTCGATCTCGCCCGTTTCAATCCGGTACCCCCGGATTTTCGCCTGGTTGTCGATCCGGCCGATGAAGTCCACGTTCCCGTCCTCCATCCACCGCGCCAAGTCTCCCGTGCGGTACAGCCGCTCGCCCGCGGCGAACGGACTGTCTACGAACTTCTCTTCCGTCAGCTCCGGACGGTTCAAGTACCCGCGCGCCACGCCGGCTCCGCCGATAACCAGCTCGCCCAGCACCCCAACCGGCACCGGATTCAAATGCGCGTCCACGATGTAGAATTTCGCATTCAGCCACGCTTTGCCGATCGGCACATGGCCTGTCTGCGGCAGCTTCGTCAGCGGCTCGTCGTAGAAGCTGGAGTCGATCGCCGCTTCCGTCACGCCGTAGGCGTTGATGATCCGGAATAACGAGCCGAAGCGCTCCTGCAAGGTCCGGTAATCCGCCACGCTGCAGCTGTCCGAGCTCGTGATCAACAGCTCCATCCCGCTCATATCCAGCCCTTGCTCGTGCACGTACTCCAGGAACGGCACGATCAGCGCCGGCGTCGATTCGAAGATGGTGACCCGCTCCCGCTCCATCCAGTAGTGCAGACGAGACGGATCGATCCGGTCGTCCTTCGGCACAATCACCATCGTGCCTCCGTTGTACAGCGTCCGCGCGATATCTCCCACGAACACGTCGAACGAGAAGCTGGCGAGCTGCAGCAGCCGCACCGGGAACTGATCCAACCGGTATTCCCGCCGGTAGCCCGCCGCCGTGTTCACCAGGCTGCGATGCTCGATCATCACGCCCTTCGGCTTGCCCGTCGTTCCCGATGTGTAGATCACGTACGCCAAATCCTTCGGACGGGCTTCATGGAAGCTGCCCATGCCAACATGCGGATGGCTCTCATCGCTGGCATCCACAGCAGCCGTCAGCTTGCCGGAGACCATGCCGGAGCCAATCGGCGCATTCGCCCGCTCCTCGCTGTACGACGCTTCGTCGTCGAGGTACAGCACCGCCGCCAGCGCCAGCTCCTCTTCGCCGAGCCAGGCTTCGGCACGCTCTCGCAGCGGCGTTTGCGTCAGCAGCACCTTCGCTCCGCTGTCTTCAAGCATGAACCGCACGCGGTCTGCCGGATAATCGGGGTCGAGCGGCACATACGCCCCGCCCGCTTTCCAGACGGCCAGCACGGCCACCAGCAAGTCCACCGAACGCTCGGCGAGAATGCCGACGATCGTCTCCCGGCCGATGCCGCTTGCGCGCAGTATGGCCGCCAAGCGGTTCGCCCGCTCGTTCAGCTCCGCATACGTCAGCCGGTCGTTCTCGTACACGACGGCCTCCGCTTCCGGCGTGCGCTCCGCCTGTTCCTCGAACAGCCGATGGAACGCGGCCGCAGGAGCCGCTTCCGGCTGCGCAGGGTTGAGCTCGACGAGAATTTGTTCTTTTTCCTCTGCCGTCAACAAGTTCAGCTCGGCAATCTTCGCATCCGGACGGCTTACGATCGCTACGAGCAGCTGCTCGTAATGCTTCGCCACCCGTTCGATCGTCTCCCTTTTGTATAGAGCCGTCGCATATTCGAAGCTGTAATCCAAGCCGCCGTTCTCCTCGCCCA includes these proteins:
- a CDS encoding ABC transporter ATP-binding protein, which gives rise to MEADRQPSVREHGTAAPSKRQSAYATWKAFRWLMSYVSRHKGWMIVGTLSAIAAAVIEIWTGSLIEQLTTQAEKGAGPIVLQIVYTVFVVILIGVPAKYFMSFGVERSSASAVQDIRNHVMRHIGKLPVSYLEKQHSGDVLSRINNDLQLIQQFMIRDLAQWFYHPLLFIGCFAYLIYLQWELMLYSLLLFPLALLVSQWIGKQLERLTEEAQANMGRMNVNLQDTLGGMPIVKSYLLSGMLSRSYQVLLQLTAQKKLAVKKREAWVNPLLSTLMISPIIFAVSYGSYLIYNGQLGAGELIAFLYLLNLCLEPLEHIPELITRTFEMAGALRRVSEIVEQPTETENGRSLPKASAAPIEFQNVTFGYEESSPILRNVSFSVPEGKTIALVGASGGGKSTVLKLVCGFYPLPEDQGEIRVFGSLIHGADPEQLRSHFSVVTQDSYLFSGTIAENIGYGREDASMDEIIEAAKAAQAHSFIMQLAGGYQTYVGERGGFLSGGQRQRIAMARAFLKDAPVLLLDEPTSALDPESESAVQEALGVLMKNRTTMVIAHRLSTVQNADEIWVMEQGNIVEKGTHEQLLERKGLYAQSYYQEFTDSAERREVAYT
- a CDS encoding non-ribosomal peptide synthetase, producing MKSLFEKEERYWSGKFDADDCLSFLPYSQSSKLSADGEAAAEPGLLHRTLPSELSERIIRLANGSDLALYMIVLAGVKSLLFKYTGQDQVLVGMPSYSADPDGTPPPHDILVIKTAVSHQTTLKTLLGGIKASIGEALEHQHLPFPKMVEPLHLDYTGDGLPVVNTVASFAPIHPVPLGNRVAADTVFQFDRQNHSIELEISFDGQRYERAFVEQAADHLVRLLSLLLFQPDLELGQADVLSPDERETLLKRFNDTETGFERGKTIHGLFEEQAELYPDHVAAVMNERQLTYRELNERSNRLARKLRETGVEADQLVAILAERSLDMVVGILAILKAGGAYVPVDPDYPEERIRFMIEDSGAPLLLIQKHLHEKTDFAGTRLELDDFVWGDRGADSEGALDALNLEPISGPGNLAYVIYTSGTTGRPKGTLIEHKNVVRLLFNEKNLFDFGPSDTWTLFHSFCFDFSVWEMYGALLYGGKLVIVPPLTAKNPADFLALLGREQVTILNQTPTYFYQLLREVLADHPYDLRIRNVIFGGEALSPLLLKGFKTKYPETKLINMYGITETTVHVTYKEITRVEMEAAKSNIGKPIPTLKVYVLDENRRPVPIGVAGEMYVAGEGLARGYLNRPDLTAEKFVDSPFAEGEKLYRSGDLGAWLPDGNIEYLGRIDHQVKIRGYRIELDEIETQLLNVEGVEEAVVLARDDANGHKQLVAYYVAETRLAAHELKEELAKQLPGYMLPSHLVQLSRMPLTPNGKIDRKALPAPEEAAVRGAEYVAPRTLLEMKIARVWQDTLGVPQVGVKDNFFELGGNSLSLMRLVQAVYDETGIEIPLNRQFHHVTVEAMAFGEGDLGLDKGGDSFIKLNKAGDLNVFCFPPGSGFGIGYRELASRLDGQFLLYGIDFIDDAADYEVMLNRYVDEIVRIQPEGPYVLLGYCFGGNLTFEVAKTMEKRGYSVTDVLMVDSWIKDTLTPPETSEKELEEMLADFDEEEKELMSNPLVRERVHQKVKATLAYEAQLINSGTVPARIYELIAKDSEAFRLEHQLPSWRGATTQAYADYRLEGAHEELLELARVDETAVVIRDILEQVKRQIEAEAGVLHGS